In the Astatotilapia calliptera chromosome 5, fAstCal1.2, whole genome shotgun sequence genome, one interval contains:
- the ddi2 gene encoding protein DDI1 homolog 2 isoform X2, with protein MLVTVFCAPRDRQETTFALDVSPELELRDFVALCELESGIPAGEIQITYVEQPLKDLTRALGTYGVKDGDVVVLRQADRRPPAAQPAFPGLPRIDFRSITVPGTSSSANQRGAVRPQQQAPPQRAAQPSTPMAFRGSSPQGLDDPALLQQMLLSNPHELSLLKERNPPLAEALLSGDLERFTKVLQEQQQDRAKREQERIRLLTADPFDLEAQAKIEEDIRQHNVEENMTIAMEEAPESFGQVVMLYINCKVNGHPVKAFVDSGAQMTIMSQACAERCNIMRLVDRRWAGIAKGVGTQKIIGRVHLAQVQIEGDFLPCSFSILEDQPMDMLLGLDMLKRHQCSIDLKKSVLLIGTTGTETRFLSEAELPECARLAYGTEGREDARPEELADRELAEALQRSIQESGQH; from the exons ATGCTGGTGACCGTTTTCTGCGCGCCGAGGGATCGCCAAGAAACCACCTTCGCCCTCGATGTGTCCCCGGAGCTGGAACTGAGAGACTTCGTAGCACTTTGTGAGCTGGAATCAGGAATCCCAGCAGGGGAAATCCAG aTCACATATGTTGAACAGCCCCTAAAAGACCTCACTCGTGCCTTGGGGACATACGGTGTAAAGGATGGAGACGTGGTGGTTCTCCGGCAAGCTGACAGAAGGCCACCAGCGGCTCAGCCCGCCTTCCCAG GTCTGCCCCGTATTGACTTTCGTTCCATCACAGTCCCAGGCACCTCTTCTTCAGCCAATCAACGTGGTGCCGTACGACCACAGCAACAGGCTCCACCGCAGCGTGCCGCACAGCCTTCCACGCCAATGGCCTTTCGTGGGTCCTCTCCTCAGGGGCTGGACGACCCCGCCTTACTTCAGCAGATGCTTTTATCGAATCCACACGAGCTATCGCTCCTCAAGGAGAGAAACCCGCCGCTCGCTGAGGCCCTGCTGAGCGGAGACTTAG AGCgtttcaccaaagtgctgcaggAGCAACAGCAGGATCGAGCCAAGAGGGAGCAGGAGAGAatcagacttttgaccgctgaTCCTTTTGATTTGGAAGCCCAAGCAAAGATTGAAGAGGACATCAG GCAACACAATGTGGAAGAAAACATGACCATAGCAATGGAGGAGGCCCCAGAAAGCTTTGGACAGGTGGTTATGCTGTACATTAACTGCAAAGTCAATGGCCACCCTGTGAAAGCTTTTGTTGACTCAG GAGCCCAGATGACCATCATGAGCCAAGCATGCGCAGAGCGCTGCAACATTATGCGACTGGTGGACAGACGCTGGGCTGGGATCGCCAAAGGAGTGGGCACCCAGAAGATCATTGGCAGAGTTCATTTGG CTCAGGTCCAGATAGAGGGAGACTTCCTTCCTTGTTCTTTCTCCATTTTGGAAGACCAGCCTATGGATATGCTGCTTGGCCTGGATATGTTGAAGAGACACCAG TGTTCGATCGACTTGAAGAAGAGCGTCCTCCTCATCGGCACTACAGGCACAGAAACTCGCTTTCTGTCTGAGGCGGAGCTGCCAGAGTGTGCCCGACTAGCCTACGGCACAGAGGGGCGTGAAGATGCCCGCCCAGAGGAGCTGGCTGACAGAGAACTGGCAGAGGCGCTTCAGAGGTCCATACAGGAAAGCG
- the LOC113021678 gene encoding tumor necrosis factor receptor superfamily member 4-like, giving the protein MQVASLFCHILMLCVTQEIVAFLSTEELNMAMLKVLILFLIFNQHVAGLTCKTGEKVSRNGNGCESCKSGSYQDHENTSKSCKACRTCDTNHGSDIKERCTTFKNTKCACRKDFVPWDSDSSNCKCAEGFKRIGGECKRCEEGFFITSQNSDCKKWKECKSGVKISGTASSDAICNEPNSDTYSTTLPTSNTITTLRGLITQRPHEGAKTQGMDTTTTPRVATSTKKVLPTPPVYPGNHIGMALLIFGIVGLVVLTVVTCKLHITDCWHKQKTVQPMDSLCRTPVEESCNESQTPLKSDYMEP; this is encoded by the exons ATGCAGGTGGCGTCTCTCTTTTGTCACATTCTTATGCTGTGTGTCACACAGGAAATAGTGGCATTTCTCAGCACTGAAGAACTGAATATGGCTATGCTCAAAGTCCTCAtactttttttgatttttaaccAACATGTTGCTGGTTTGACATGCAAAACAG GCGAAAAAGTATCCCGTAATGGAAATGGATGTGAATCCTGCAAATCAGGCTCTTATCAGGATCATGAAAATACTTCAAAATCTTGTAAAGCATGTAGAACGTGTGACACTA atCATGGTAGTGACATTAAAGAGCGTTGTACcacattcaaaaacacaaaatgtgcgTGCCGTAAAGACTTTGTTCCATGGGACAGTGATTCTTCCAACTGCAAATGTGCTGAGGGATTTAAACGAATAGGAG GAGAATGTAAACGATGTGAAGAAGGATTTTTCATTACATCTCAAAACTCAGACTGTAAAAAATGGAAAGA ATGTAAATCAGGGGTGAAAATCAGTGGAACTGCATCGTCAGATGCCATCTGTAATGAGCCAAACAGTGATACTTACAGCACTACACTTCCCACATCAAACACAATTACTACTCTCCGAGGTTTAATAACTCAACGTCCACATGAGGGGGCCAAAACTCAGGGGATGGATACTACTACTACTCCACGAGTGGCCACTTCCACAAAGAAAGTGCTTCCAACTCCTCCTGTATATCCAGGCAACCACATTG GTATGGCCCTCCTTATTTTCGGAATTGTCGGACTAGTTGTACTAACTGTTGTGACCTGCAAGCTGCACATCACTGACTGCTGGCACAAGCAAAAAACAGTACAAC cAATGGACTCCTTGTGCCGCACGCCAGTTGAGGAAAGCTGTAATGAAAGCCAGACCCCGCTCAAGTCAGACTACATGGAACCTTGA
- the LOC113021895 gene encoding tumor necrosis factor receptor superfamily member 4-like, protein MAVKTYTPLSLQLLSTRQKEECWKHCIEEVNMIVVQLIILFLIFNQHVAGLTCKTGEKVSRNGNGCEPCKLGSYQDHENTSKSCKACRTCDTSHGSEIKQHCTRFTNTRCACREDFVPWDSDSFNCKCAEGFKRIGGECKRCEEGFFITSQNSDCKKWKECKSGVKISGTASSDVICNEPNSDTYSTTLPTSNTITTLRGLITQRPQWEAQTQGMDTTTTPRVATSTKKVLPTPRSVSSPPQVATSTTKSKLFWHSLHFPLFLR, encoded by the exons ATGGCTGT AAAGACATACACACCCCTGTCTCTTCAGTTGTTGTCAACAAGGCAGAAGGAAGAGTGCTG GAAACATTGCATTGAAGAAGTGAATATGATTGTCGTCCAACTCATCAtactttttttgatttttaaccAACATGTTGCTGGTTTGACATGCAAAACAG GTGAAAAAGTATCCCGTAATGGAAATGGATGTGAACCCTGCAAACTAGGCTCTTATCAGGATCATGAAAATACTTCAAAATCTTGTAAAGCATGTAGAACGTGTGACACTA gtCATGGTAGTGAGATTAAACAGCATTGTACCAGATTCACAAACACAAGATGTGCGTGCCGTGAAGACTTTGTTCCATGGGACAGTGATTCTTTCAACTGCAAATGTGCTGAGGGATTTAAACGAATAGGAG GAGAATGTAAACGATGTGAAGAAGGATTTTTCATTACATCTCAAAACTCAGACTGTAAAAAATGGAAAGA ATGTAAATCAGGAGTGAAAATCAGTGGAACTGCATCGTCAGATGTTATCTGTAATGAGCCAAACAGTGATACTTACAGCACTACACTTCCCACATCAAACACAATTACTACTCTCCGAGGTTTAATAACTCAACGTCCACAGTGGGAGGCCCAAACTCAGGGGATGGATACTACTACTACTCCACGAGTGGCCACTTCCACAAAGAAAGTGCTTCCAACTCCTAGATCTGTTAGCTCTCCTCCACAAGTAGCCACTTCTACAACAAAATCCAAATTATTTTGGCACAGCCTTCATTTTCCATTGTTTCTGAGATGA